The following nucleotide sequence is from Rhodobacter sp. CZR27.
GCCCTGGCGCGGGCCGAGGCGGCGGTCGAGGCACTCGCCGCCTGATCCGGCGAATGGCCGGGGGCGGGCTCCGCCCCCGGCCTCGCGTCAGTGGTGGTGATGCTCGGGCGCCGTCACCTCGAGCGGCACCGCCGGATGTTCCGGCTCGACGCCGGGGGTGGCGGGATCGGGCAGTTCCGACCAGCTCACCTGCTTCGTGGCACAGGTCTGCGTCACCACGAAGGCCAGCACCGTGCCTTCGGGCAGGGCCTCGCCAAGCGTTCCGCGGAACACGAACTCGTCATACCAATCGTCGGGCAGCTCGCCCGTCCAGGTGATCCGCGTGACGCCCGAGGTCACGTCCTTGCCATGCGCC
It contains:
- a CDS encoding YcnI family protein, giving the protein MNTMLSATLAAALLAAPAAFAHASLETGAAPAGSTYKAVLRIPHGCEGEATRKLTVEIPEGMHSVKPMPKAGWTLATERGTYAQVYKAHGKDVTSGVTRITWTGELPDDWYDEFVFRGTLGEALPEGTVLAFVVTQTCATKQVSWSELPDPATPGVEPEHPAVPLEVTAPEHHHH